The Pseudomonas sp. IAC-BECa141 genome contains the following window.
CAAACCTTGCTGATGGGCAGCCTGTTGCTGGGCCTGAGCATCGCCTGTCCGCTGCAGGCAGCGCCGCTGAGCGACTTCGAACAGTTCCGCAGTTATCCCTACATGGACCGCAGCTATCGCGAGGCGAAAAAGGGCAACTGGAAAGAAGTCGAACGACTGATGCGCCACTTGCTGGAAAAGGTCCCCAAGAACGACGAGGCCCGGGCACTGCTGGTGGAGTCCCTGGCCAGGCAACGCCGGTACAAGGAGGCGCTGCAAGCATTGCCGGACGACAGCAACGCCCTGCTCGACCTGCGCCTGACCTGGATCGAACAGGATCCGCCCACCAGCACGCAAGTAGAAAGCTGGATGGCCACCAGCAACCTGAATGACCGTGTACGTCTCTGGCAGGCCTACAGCCTGAGCCTGGCCAAGTTCGGCGGCGCAGCCAAGGCCCACGACTGGCTGGCACAACTGGCGCCCAAGGGTGACGACAACATCTTGCGCCTGGCCCGCGCCAACTGGTCGGAGCAATTGCGTGACTGGAGCGGCACCATCGACCAACTGGCGCCGCTGGCCGCACGCAAACAACTGGACGCCGAAGGCTGGCAACGGCTGGCTAACACTTACGTGCAACGCCTCGATGAGAAGCCGCTGCAACAACTGCTGCAACAGGCGCCGAGTCCCGAGGCCGCGCGTAACGTTCGACTGGCGATGGTCGACCGCGCCATCGCCATGGGCCACGAGCAACAGGCCCAACGCTGGATGCAGTCCCTGCCCGCCAGCGACCTCGCCGATCCGGCGCAGCGCCAGCGCCTGTGGGAGCTGGCGCGCAAGACCGAAGACGTGCCTACCGTGCAGCGCCTGAGCAACGATCTGCAGCGGCCCTGCCTGGAAACCGCCGAATGGCTGTCGCGTCAGGATCCGGAAACGGCACTCAAGCAACTGCGCAGTTGTACACCGACAGACGATCCACAGACCTGGCTGATACTCGCCCAGCGCCTGCAAGCCACTGACCTGTTGCAAAGCACCCGTCTGCCGGAGCCTTGGGACAGCCGTCGGCAAACGCAGGTGCTCGACATCTGGCAGGAGCAAGGTCGCAGCACTGAGGTCAACGCCTGGCTGGCCGGTCAGAAGCAGACGCCTGATATCGTCAAGCGCCGAGCGGAGCTGACGCAGCGCATGGGACGGATGATCGAAGCGCAAACTCTGTGGGAATTGCATTACCGGCAAACCGGCAATCTTTCCTCGCTGAATCAGGCCACCTATCTGGCGGTGAAAGCGGGTGATCGCGCGCATGCCCAGCAATTGCTGGAATCCGCGTTCGATCGTCATGGCGGGCGTCTGCCGGCAACGGCGTTGGAGCGTCTGGCCGGTTTGTATGCCGCAGCACCCTCCACGACACCGGAGCAACAGCGGCGTATGGCGCTCCTGCTCAACCGAGTGGACGGCGCGACGCGCGGCCAAATGCTCGCGCAACTCGCGGAAACCGGCCAATGCGACGCTGTGCAGCAAGCCATCGGCAGCCACCCACAGGCAGCTGGCGATTACCGCGCGCTCGGTCGCTGCGCCATGCCTGATCGCCCGGGTGAAGCCGTCGTCTATTACCAGCAGGCTGAAAAGCTCGGTGATCGCGGCAGTCGCCTGCCGCTGGCCTATGCCCTCGAAGCGGCCGGTGATTCTACTGGCGCACTGGCCATCTGGCGCAGCTTTCCGACCGCCGAACTCAGCGACAACGCGCGTCTGACGGCCAGTCGCAGCGCGCTGAACGTCGGCGACAGCCAGACCGCAGAAACCTACTGGCAACAAAGCACCACTCGCGGTGCCAATGAATGGGCACTCGGCGCAGCCATCGCCGACGCGCGGGGCGATCACGCCCAGGCACTGCAACGTCAGCGTCAGGCCCTGCAGCAGTCCCCGGATGCCGGGCATTTCTACGCCGCGTCGGTCACCGCGCAAAAAGCCGGAGACTTGCCGCAAAGCACTGCATGGCT
Protein-coding sequences here:
- a CDS encoding NfrA family protein, which codes for MMSVHRQTLLMGSLLLGLSIACPLQAAPLSDFEQFRSYPYMDRSYREAKKGNWKEVERLMRHLLEKVPKNDEARALLVESLARQRRYKEALQALPDDSNALLDLRLTWIEQDPPTSTQVESWMATSNLNDRVRLWQAYSLSLAKFGGAAKAHDWLAQLAPKGDDNILRLARANWSEQLRDWSGTIDQLAPLAARKQLDAEGWQRLANTYVQRLDEKPLQQLLQQAPSPEAARNVRLAMVDRAIAMGHEQQAQRWMQSLPASDLADPAQRQRLWELARKTEDVPTVQRLSNDLQRPCLETAEWLSRQDPETALKQLRSCTPTDDPQTWLILAQRLQATDLLQSTRLPEPWDSRRQTQVLDIWQEQGRSTEVNAWLAGQKQTPDIVKRRAELTQRMGRMIEAQTLWELHYRQTGNLSSLNQATYLAVKAGDRAHAQQLLESAFDRHGGRLPATALERLAGLYAAAPSTTPEQQRRMALLLNRVDGATRGQMLAQLAETGQCDAVQQAIGSHPQAAGDYRALGRCAMPDRPGEAVVYYQQAEKLGDRGSRLPLAYALEAAGDSTGALAIWRSFPTAELSDNARLTASRSALNVGDSQTAETYWQQSTTRGANEWALGAAIADARGDHAQALQRQRQALQQSPDAGHFYAASVTAQKAGDLPQSTAWLAEAVRREPNNPRYRADYGMRLAGAETREERATAIPYLQQATRDFPEDYRLGETLAWRYDEVEDSASARKELRRVIDLEQNPVAADDEEGSMEARRYRQRRAHETLSRRDSRTIASTWSPAGISTNDFVRPDDSKGSRRRSDSQNVQLAMWDHALGEEPSRAGSTLSVYGRVLLGGQGRSSYAESLAAGVGLRYKPWGTQNINFYGEIYKQSQFNDDDSHNLSLGQMLVPEKLFDQVNDHRKDGHTTTDYLLRATASFLDQGKYRNDWRVDENDWDERFLYLDAAWWTKAGDHQWLSRFQQGHAWKLPFSGAQTIMPYGFLEFASQDPSNDWRQDLRTGVGLRWQWWYDEDRYNAYRSKLTVRTEYQQSLGGNLYEGGNGVLLGVEWNF